A portion of the Syntrophorhabdales bacterium genome contains these proteins:
- the cbiB gene encoding adenosylcobinamide-phosphate synthase CbiB: MTAARILVFAFFLDLVMGDPRWLPHPVRIMGRAIEGGERFLRRRYRTPDEERRAGILLVIMILVPVFFVTVGIQAGILYISRTVSTLVGAVFFVFLVSTTIAVRGLISSARLVMKSVREGSLVEARQELSMIVGRDTDKLSEKEILRAVMETVAENLSDGVVAPVFYFVLGGLPLAMTYKAVNTLDSMVGYKNLTYINFGRAAARLDDAANYVPARITGMLIVFSVVVVGLFRRSKRTLRAAGRSLTIMRRDGRNHTSPNSGVPEAAMAGALGIRMGGPSTYGGTLVEKPYIGENEEEDYLSASCDALALAYATSASAVGFAAIFLSLKGGF, encoded by the coding sequence GTGACAGCGGCACGAATACTGGTATTCGCCTTCTTTCTGGATCTCGTCATGGGGGATCCCCGGTGGCTCCCGCACCCGGTGAGGATCATGGGGCGCGCTATTGAAGGTGGCGAGCGCTTCCTCCGGAGACGCTACAGGACGCCTGACGAAGAGCGGAGGGCGGGTATACTGCTCGTGATCATGATTCTCGTGCCCGTCTTTTTTGTGACCGTCGGGATTCAAGCCGGCATTCTCTATATCTCGCGTACTGTGTCGACTCTCGTGGGGGCCGTCTTCTTTGTCTTCCTTGTTTCAACAACCATCGCGGTCCGAGGCCTGATATCATCCGCACGGCTCGTCATGAAATCGGTGAGAGAGGGGAGCCTGGTCGAGGCAAGACAAGAGCTCAGCATGATCGTGGGACGGGATACTGATAAGCTTTCGGAGAAGGAAATCCTCAGGGCCGTGATGGAAACAGTAGCGGAAAACTTATCCGATGGGGTCGTCGCACCTGTCTTTTATTTTGTTTTGGGAGGCTTGCCTCTGGCAATGACATACAAGGCGGTGAACACACTCGACTCGATGGTGGGATACAAAAACCTGACGTACATTAATTTCGGCAGGGCAGCAGCGCGGCTCGATGACGCGGCGAACTACGTACCAGCGAGAATCACCGGAATGCTTATCGTATTTTCCGTTGTCGTCGTCGGGCTCTTCAGGAGAAGTAAGCGCACGCTCCGGGCGGCAGGGCGCTCATTGACTATCATGCGGCGGGACGGCAGAAATCATACCAGCCCGAACAGCGGAGTGCCGGAAGCTGCAATGGCAGGGGCTCTCGGCATACGCATGGGCGGTCCGTCCACGTATGGCGGCACGCTGGTTGAAAAACCGTACATCGGTGAAAACGAAGAGGAGGATTATCTGTCCGCATCGTGCGATGCCTTAGCGTTGGCCTATGCGACATCTGCTTCCGCGGTGGGATTCGCCGCAATCTTCCTGTCCTTGAAGGGTGGCTTCTGA
- a CDS encoding cobyric acid synthase, which produces MAKSLMIQGTGSGAGKSLIATAFCRIFRDMGLKVAPFKAQNMALNSYVTIEGGEIGRAQALQAEAAGVDASVHMNPVLLKASGEMGSQVILQGKVHATMKARDYYAFRREAWATVRKSFAALSKKYDILVIEGAGSPAEINLMDVDIVNMAMARHAKAPVILVGDIDKGGVFASLYGTVKLLGRNSRYIKAFVINKFRGDVEILSPGLDMIRQKTGIPVIGVLPFVQDMGLPEEDGMALYQNTKYTAQSRSAAVRIVVVRLKFISNFTDFDPFYHEPDVDLLFSANPTDIENADMVIIPGTKNTVKDLMLMKENGLDASIKNACMRGAAVMGMCGGYQMLGKKIYDPEGVESPYREVDGLGLLDIETTFGPGKRTCRVEAVETSAALPQEEAHFLTGYEIHMGDSHGDIGLFRVRRITSAGKGRENRYVLDGSRKGNCWGTYLHGIFDNDSFRRKVIDGLRMDKGMPPSASCSHYAAIKEKAIDDLAHMVMTNMNMTFVKELCAL; this is translated from the coding sequence TTGGCTAAGAGTCTCATGATCCAGGGAACAGGCTCAGGCGCGGGCAAGAGCCTGATCGCGACTGCCTTCTGCAGGATATTCCGTGACATGGGGCTCAAGGTCGCTCCATTCAAGGCGCAGAACATGGCCCTCAATTCATATGTCACGATCGAGGGCGGTGAAATAGGACGCGCTCAGGCTCTGCAGGCCGAAGCAGCCGGCGTGGACGCATCCGTGCACATGAACCCGGTCCTCTTGAAAGCATCGGGAGAGATGGGCTCGCAGGTGATCCTGCAGGGTAAGGTGCACGCCACGATGAAAGCCCGCGACTATTATGCTTTCAGAAGAGAGGCATGGGCCACGGTAAGAAAATCGTTTGCAGCGCTTTCGAAAAAGTATGACATCCTGGTCATCGAAGGCGCGGGAAGCCCGGCAGAAATAAATTTGATGGATGTGGACATTGTCAATATGGCGATGGCCAGGCACGCCAAAGCTCCGGTGATCCTCGTGGGCGACATTGACAAGGGCGGCGTCTTCGCATCGCTCTACGGCACCGTGAAGCTCCTCGGCAGGAACAGCCGGTACATAAAGGCCTTTGTCATAAACAAGTTCCGGGGAGACGTTGAGATTCTGTCGCCAGGCCTCGACATGATCCGCCAGAAGACAGGAATACCGGTCATAGGCGTTCTTCCGTTCGTCCAGGATATGGGGCTTCCCGAGGAAGATGGTATGGCGCTCTACCAGAACACGAAATATACTGCACAGTCCAGATCGGCTGCTGTGAGGATTGTCGTGGTACGACTCAAGTTTATCTCCAATTTCACCGATTTCGATCCTTTCTATCACGAGCCGGACGTGGATCTCCTCTTCTCCGCCAACCCGACCGATATCGAGAACGCTGATATGGTGATCATCCCGGGCACCAAAAACACGGTCAAAGACCTTATGCTTATGAAGGAGAATGGGCTTGATGCCAGCATAAAGAACGCCTGCATGCGGGGCGCTGCCGTCATGGGGATGTGTGGCGGATATCAGATGCTCGGTAAGAAAATATATGATCCGGAAGGAGTTGAGAGCCCATACCGCGAGGTCGATGGACTGGGCCTTCTCGATATCGAGACCACGTTCGGCCCGGGGAAAAGGACGTGCCGCGTCGAGGCGGTTGAGACGAGCGCTGCATTGCCGCAAGAAGAGGCCCACTTCCTGACGGGATACGAAATACACATGGGCGACAGCCACGGCGACATAGGCCTGTTCCGCGTAAGAAGAATCACTTCAGCAGGGAAGGGCCGGGAGAACAGATATGTTCTGGACGGTTCCCGGAAGGGTAATTGCTGGGGTACGTACCTCCATGGTATTTTCGACAACGATTCCTTCAGGAGAAAGGTGATCGACGGGCTGAGAATGGACAAGGGTATGCCGCCCTCTGCTTCGTGCTCTCACTACGCAGCGATCAAGGAAAAGGCGATCGATGACCTGGCGCACATGGTAATGACAAACATGAACATGACGTTCGTAAAGGAGCTATGCGCACTGTGA
- a CDS encoding histidine phosphatase family protein, which yields MVTTLYLVRHGDVEGSDAKRYYGTIDIPLSEKGVEQVKGASVFIARHLVDHAAAQRASYLNDINRPDKNRAIAGRVWQEKSIAAIYCSDLQRAVRSAEIIAAPHSLVPIKLPALRERNFGIWEGMSFIEIKERYPREFDAWSENPVRYNPPGGENTLEVSARVVAAVEQILDDHGGEKIAIVAHGGVNRLILCHSMGIPLENIFRIEQDYAAVSIVEFWDKYPVVKLLNGNGGIVG from the coding sequence ATGGTTACGACACTCTACCTCGTAAGACACGGAGATGTCGAAGGCAGTGACGCAAAGCGCTACTACGGGACCATTGACATTCCCCTGTCTGAAAAAGGAGTGGAACAGGTGAAGGGAGCCTCCGTTTTTATCGCCAGGCACCTTGTCGACCATGCTGCGGCGCAACGTGCGAGTTACCTGAATGACATTAACCGGCCGGACAAGAATCGTGCAATCGCTGGAAGAGTATGGCAGGAGAAAAGTATCGCGGCAATTTATTGCTCCGATCTTCAGAGAGCAGTGCGAAGCGCTGAAATAATCGCCGCTCCGCACAGCCTGGTTCCCATAAAGCTTCCCGCGTTAAGGGAGAGAAACTTCGGTATATGGGAGGGCATGTCTTTTATCGAGATAAAGGAGAGGTACCCACGCGAGTTTGATGCATGGTCGGAAAATCCGGTCCGGTACAACCCGCCGGGCGGAGAGAATACCCTTGAGGTTAGCGCGCGGGTGGTGGCAGCGGTCGAACAGATCCTCGACGATCATGGCGGAGAGAAGATCGCGATTGTGGCCCACGGCGGTGTGAACCGCCTGATCCTGTGTCATAGCATGGGAATCCCGCTTGAAAATATTTTCAGGATAGAACAGGACTACGCCGCGGTGAGCATCGTCGAATTCTGGGACAAATATCCTGTTGTAAAACTGCTGAATGGCAACGGAGGCATTGTTGGCTAA
- a CDS encoding adenosylcobinamide-GDP ribazoletransferase, producing MKKRILLAFQFCTIVPLTVAGKVTEEDVGASAAFFPLVGAFQGIAVALPAFLLVKVLPVDIAAALALVCLILTNGGFDLDGLADTFDAIAVKSSGNTEQDRMKRLAVMRDSRTGAIGVIALVMTLLLKFLLMRTLMTGFYVPTACAVIFLTPLFSKWITVPGMYHGASARNDGLGKIFIEYAAPKTLFISIALLAALSVLVSSLDLIGTSFMSGMGLCVILFLTAYLFCILAIRFLSRRFGGLTGDHFGALTETSEILFLLAGYVWLRHSTS from the coding sequence TTGAAAAAAAGGATACTTCTGGCATTTCAGTTTTGCACGATCGTGCCGCTGACGGTCGCGGGCAAGGTCACAGAAGAAGACGTTGGCGCCTCTGCAGCATTTTTCCCTCTCGTCGGCGCATTTCAGGGAATCGCTGTGGCTCTGCCCGCTTTTCTACTGGTCAAGGTCCTGCCCGTTGATATTGCCGCAGCGCTCGCCCTTGTCTGTCTTATTTTGACTAACGGCGGTTTCGATCTCGATGGTCTGGCCGATACCTTTGACGCCATCGCCGTGAAATCATCCGGCAATACGGAGCAGGACAGGATGAAGCGTCTTGCAGTCATGAGAGACAGCAGAACGGGCGCAATAGGGGTAATCGCACTCGTAATGACCCTTCTCTTGAAATTTCTTCTCATGCGCACGCTCATGACCGGATTTTACGTGCCGACAGCCTGCGCGGTCATTTTTCTGACGCCTCTTTTTTCCAAATGGATAACGGTTCCCGGCATGTATCACGGGGCCTCTGCGAGAAACGACGGACTGGGGAAGATATTCATAGAGTACGCGGCGCCTAAAACATTGTTCATTTCAATTGCCCTCCTCGCCGCGCTCTCTGTTCTCGTCTCCTCACTCGACCTTATTGGCACGAGCTTCATGAGTGGCATGGGTCTCTGCGTCATACTCTTTCTGACCGCCTATCTCTTTTGCATTCTTGCGATTCGATTCTTGTCGAGGAGATTCGGTGGCCTGACAGGCGACCACTTCGGGGCGCTCACCGAAACGTCAGAGATCTTATTCCTGCTGGCAGGATATGTATGGTTACGACACTCTACCTCGTAA
- the cobT gene encoding nicotinate-nucleotide--dimethylbenzimidazole phosphoribosyltransferase, with translation MDLISSTAGAVKPVTSEWSTLAQAHLDSLTKPLGSLGRLEEFARRIVAITESKEPVLDKKVVFTFAGDHGVVDEGISAYPKEVTPQMVFNFLRGGAGINVLARHAGSEVVVVDIGVDYEFGAVEGLVDKKVMKGTRNFAKGPAMTKDEANKSIAVGIELAMSYAKKGYKLIGTGDMGIGNTTPSSAIAAVITGKPVAQVTGRGTGISDETLATKIRVIEGAIRLHDPDPKDGIDVLSKVGGTEIGGIAGLVLGAASQRIPVVIDGLISTAGALIAYTIQPAVKDYLFAAHNSVEQGHWVMLDAMGLSPILDLGLRLGEGTGAALAMLMIEAGLKIYNEMATFEEAGVSEKIED, from the coding sequence ATGGATCTGATCAGCAGCACAGCTGGTGCTGTCAAGCCCGTAACATCGGAATGGAGCACCCTGGCTCAGGCGCACCTTGACAGCCTGACAAAGCCCCTTGGCAGCCTGGGGCGGCTTGAGGAATTTGCACGGAGGATTGTTGCGATAACCGAAAGCAAAGAGCCGGTCCTTGACAAAAAAGTGGTCTTCACCTTTGCGGGCGATCACGGTGTGGTCGACGAGGGCATCTCCGCCTATCCGAAGGAAGTCACGCCGCAGATGGTCTTCAACTTCCTGCGAGGAGGTGCGGGGATAAATGTGCTCGCCCGGCATGCCGGGTCAGAAGTCGTTGTCGTTGATATCGGGGTCGATTACGAGTTTGGTGCCGTTGAAGGCCTGGTCGATAAAAAAGTGATGAAGGGGACACGCAATTTCGCGAAGGGCCCTGCAATGACGAAAGATGAAGCAAACAAAAGTATCGCAGTAGGAATTGAGCTGGCAATGTCATATGCGAAGAAAGGCTATAAACTGATCGGCACCGGCGATATGGGCATAGGGAATACAACGCCATCCAGCGCCATCGCCGCGGTGATCACCGGAAAGCCTGTCGCGCAGGTCACGGGTAGAGGAACGGGAATTTCGGATGAAACACTGGCAACAAAAATCAGGGTGATCGAAGGAGCGATCCGTCTTCACGACCCGGACCCGAAAGATGGCATTGACGTACTTTCCAAGGTGGGAGGGACCGAGATCGGCGGTATTGCAGGCCTGGTGCTGGGTGCCGCATCGCAGAGAATACCGGTTGTGATCGATGGGCTCATCTCCACTGCCGGAGCGCTTATAGCGTACACGATTCAACCTGCTGTAAAGGACTACCTGTTTGCAGCGCACAATTCCGTGGAACAGGGGCACTGGGTGATGCTCGATGCCATGGGACTTTCTCCCATTCTCGATCTGGGCTTGAGACTCGGAGAGGGTACGGGTGCGGCGCTGGCCATGCTCATGATCGAAGCCGGCCTCAAAATTTATAATGAGATGGCTACATTCGAAGAAGCGGGCGTATCGGAGAAGATCGAGGATTGA